The proteins below are encoded in one region of Arthrobacter sp. CJ23:
- a CDS encoding carbon-nitrogen hydrolase family protein, translating into MRVLSIAAIQTRSVPYDVEATWQRFAHQAECAKDAGPDVDIIVAPELLLSAPGEFLQPDPAADTRSAAPIPSDLTARICQLARRLGVWLVPGSLLEEENGNVYNTAIAVSPEGEIVARYRKLFPWRPFETTTPGDSFVTFDIPGKGRVGLAICFDGSFPEVSRQLAWLGAEVIIQPTLTTTRDREMEVVMSRANAFVNQVYVVNVNGADPCGVGESVIVDPEGTIMQQARGGEEILYGVLDLDRVSLVRRYGTFGINRQWSQLHDQQGLVSFPMFGGASFVPPEWSSRQ; encoded by the coding sequence ATGCGAGTCCTGTCCATAGCGGCCATCCAGACCAGGTCTGTTCCCTACGACGTCGAAGCCACCTGGCAGCGCTTCGCGCATCAGGCCGAATGTGCCAAGGATGCCGGGCCGGACGTGGACATCATCGTGGCGCCGGAGCTGCTGCTCTCCGCTCCGGGCGAGTTCCTCCAGCCTGATCCCGCGGCTGATACGCGTTCTGCGGCCCCCATCCCGAGCGACCTCACCGCACGGATCTGCCAGCTGGCCCGGCGGCTGGGAGTGTGGCTCGTCCCGGGCTCCCTCCTGGAGGAAGAGAACGGGAACGTCTACAACACAGCGATCGCCGTCTCACCGGAAGGTGAGATCGTGGCGCGGTACCGGAAGCTGTTCCCCTGGCGGCCCTTTGAAACCACCACGCCCGGCGACTCGTTCGTCACCTTCGACATCCCCGGCAAGGGCCGGGTGGGGCTCGCCATCTGCTTCGACGGCAGCTTCCCCGAAGTGTCCCGGCAACTGGCCTGGCTCGGCGCCGAGGTCATCATCCAGCCCACCCTGACCACCACCCGCGACCGGGAAATGGAAGTGGTCATGTCCCGGGCGAACGCCTTCGTCAACCAGGTCTACGTGGTGAACGTCAACGGCGCAGACCCGTGCGGCGTCGGCGAAAGCGTCATCGTGGACCCGGAGGGCACCATCATGCAGCAGGCCCGGGGCGGCGAGGAGATCCTCTACGGTGTGCTGGACCTCGACCGGGTATCGCTCGTGCGGCGCTACGGAACCTTCGGCATCAACAGGCAATGGAGCCAGCTCCACGACCAGCAAGGGCTCGTCTCCTTCCCCATGTTCGGCGGAGCCAGCTTCGTGCCGCCTGAATGGAGTTCACGGCAGTGA
- a CDS encoding type 1 glutamine amidotransferase domain-containing protein: protein MPGHNIAGKKVAFLLTDGVEQVELTSPWNAVKDAGGEPTLVAPRSGRLQGFRGTEKGETFHVDMTAAEADAADFHALVLPGGVVNADHLRVDKDAQAFARSFFEQHKPVAAICHGPWLLIDAGVVRGRNVTSYRTLQTDLKNAGANWSDEEVVVDHGLVTSRSPRDLPAFNAKLLEEIAAGGHAGKTA from the coding sequence ATGCCGGGGCACAATATTGCGGGCAAGAAGGTTGCTTTCCTGCTGACCGACGGCGTGGAGCAAGTGGAGCTGACCAGCCCATGGAACGCCGTGAAGGATGCCGGCGGAGAACCTACCCTCGTGGCCCCCAGAAGTGGAAGGCTTCAGGGTTTCAGGGGCACTGAAAAGGGCGAGACCTTTCACGTCGACATGACGGCGGCGGAGGCCGACGCCGCCGACTTCCACGCTCTGGTGCTCCCCGGTGGCGTTGTCAACGCAGACCACCTTCGCGTGGACAAGGACGCCCAAGCCTTTGCCCGGAGCTTCTTTGAACAGCACAAGCCGGTGGCGGCCATCTGTCACGGCCCCTGGCTCCTCATCGATGCCGGAGTGGTCCGGGGCCGGAACGTTACGTCCTACCGGACACTCCAGACGGATCTGAAGAACGCGGGCGCCAACTGGAGCGATGAAGAAGTGGTGGTGGACCATGGCCTCGTGACCAGCCGCAGCCCGCGGGACCTGCCGGCCTTCAATGCAAAACTGTTGGAGGAAATCGCAGCGGGCGGGCACGCCGGGAAGACTGCGTAG
- a CDS encoding CapA family protein: MQMALLGDVMLGRLVNEQLKVADPAYPWGDTLPVLRQADIRFANLECVLADGGTPVVGKTFHFRSDVKNVGSLRSAAIDVVSLANNHVLDFGVDALREMLPALDQHGILRAGAGIDAEAARRPAVLRVGPTAVGFIAFTDNEPGWEATARSPGIHYVPVDAGDQRVTDLLDLVRRTKGRVQLLIVSAHWGPNWGAAVPTEHQGLARALVDAGADVVFGHSAHIFRGIEIYRDRPIIYSAGDFVDDYAVDPTERNDQSFIFLLETGESAPRKLRLHPTNITEFQTRLARRNAWKIAGRMQRLCEQLGTRSVWIEGENALEIPI, from the coding sequence ATGCAGATGGCACTCCTGGGGGACGTCATGCTCGGACGCCTGGTGAACGAGCAGCTGAAAGTGGCGGATCCCGCCTATCCCTGGGGCGATACCCTCCCGGTCCTCAGGCAGGCGGACATCAGGTTCGCCAACCTCGAATGCGTCCTGGCGGACGGCGGAACACCCGTCGTGGGCAAGACCTTCCACTTCCGCTCGGACGTCAAGAACGTAGGGAGCCTGAGGTCCGCGGCGATCGATGTGGTGTCGCTGGCCAACAACCATGTGCTGGATTTCGGGGTTGATGCGCTTCGGGAGATGTTGCCGGCGCTCGATCAGCACGGGATCCTCAGGGCCGGGGCTGGGATCGACGCTGAAGCTGCCCGGCGGCCGGCAGTCCTGCGGGTGGGCCCAACTGCGGTCGGCTTCATTGCCTTTACCGACAACGAGCCGGGCTGGGAGGCCACCGCCCGGTCTCCCGGGATCCACTACGTGCCCGTGGATGCCGGTGACCAGCGGGTCACGGATCTGCTGGACCTGGTCCGGCGGACGAAGGGGCGCGTCCAGCTGCTGATCGTTTCGGCACATTGGGGCCCCAACTGGGGGGCCGCTGTCCCCACTGAGCATCAGGGTCTGGCGCGGGCGCTGGTAGATGCAGGGGCCGATGTGGTGTTCGGGCATTCGGCCCACATTTTCCGGGGCATCGAAATCTACAGGGACCGGCCCATTATCTATAGCGCCGGCGACTTCGTGGATGACTACGCCGTGGACCCAACAGAACGCAACGATCAGTCATTCATCTTCCTGCTGGAAACCGGCGAAAGCGCGCCCCGAAAGCTGCGCCTGCATCCGACGAATATCACCGAGTTCCAGACGCGCCTGGCTCGTCGGAACGCGTGGAAAATTGCCGGGCGGATGCAGCGGCTGTGCGAGCAGCTCGGCACGCGGAGCGTCTGGATCGAGGGCGAGAACGCGTTGGAAATCCCGATCTAA
- a CDS encoding VOC family protein codes for MSGEPAFFEIGVEDPQRGKEFYGALFGWDFSPGPSGGGGFMIGTAGISGGMHGGDPGAVPYLFFRVDDLDAALDRVRELGGSVDEPELGDEANAGQYGRFKLCKDDQGSAFGLHEPPKPA; via the coding sequence ATGTCCGGCGAGCCAGCATTCTTTGAGATCGGTGTTGAAGACCCCCAGCGCGGCAAGGAGTTCTACGGCGCGCTCTTCGGCTGGGATTTTTCTCCCGGCCCTTCCGGCGGTGGCGGATTCATGATCGGCACCGCAGGGATATCCGGCGGTATGCATGGCGGCGATCCGGGTGCCGTTCCATACCTGTTCTTCCGGGTTGATGACCTGGACGCCGCCTTGGACCGGGTGCGGGAACTCGGAGGCTCCGTCGATGAGCCTGAGCTGGGGGACGAGGCCAATGCGGGGCAGTACGGACGGTTCAAACTCTGCAAGGATGACCAGGGATCTGCGTTCGGGCTCCACGAACCGCCAAAGCCTGCTTAG
- a CDS encoding TfoX/Sxy family protein has translation MEIAKPTEADKEQFKSLLAGLPGIDIKPMFGNLGAFVNGNMFAGLFGSTIGLRLSDEDREALTSSSETLPFGPAGRPMAGYVGLPVQDPGAKIEPWVARALEHVATLPPKAPKAPKKKS, from the coding sequence ATGGAAATCGCAAAGCCCACCGAAGCCGACAAGGAGCAGTTCAAATCGCTGCTGGCGGGGCTGCCCGGCATCGACATCAAGCCGATGTTCGGGAACCTGGGCGCCTTCGTCAACGGGAACATGTTCGCAGGGCTGTTCGGCTCGACCATTGGCCTGCGCCTCTCGGATGAGGACCGCGAGGCGCTGACGAGCAGCAGCGAGACGCTGCCCTTCGGTCCGGCCGGACGGCCCATGGCCGGCTACGTGGGGCTGCCCGTCCAGGATCCGGGCGCGAAGATCGAGCCGTGGGTGGCCCGCGCGCTGGAACACGTAGCAACGCTGCCACCCAAGGCACCCAAGGCGCCCAAGAAAAAGAGCTGA
- a CDS encoding NYN domain-containing protein, giving the protein MKEAHSPSRRPGLRAAMFVDFDNVYLGLQALDPQAAKRFAEDPKHWADALSAGGPGENSRRFLIRNCYLNPVAFSKYRTYWTRAGFRVIDCPSLTQRGKSSTDINLVLDAMDTLSGTAGIDEFFIASADADFTSLIQRFRAADKMTTVIAAGAVAFAYREMADHVVESHDFVAILNGTTVEPIHAVPSVQPSQAGGAVKAKSRAKAVSAAVKEVSDFVRAAPGPVVGAMVAHRALTADPSLKTDWGGFGKFGTWVAQIGNNVEYSAIRGGWVWDAQRFSSDDLPAEAGTESGIEERVARVTDVPALSAAQFRQLFMAMAARLRDQPVNRNELARLVRDDCVSAGQPVSRGAVNFVIQGLGYVDFQLTDTSTAEELAAAWTEDVEELCRVALMEFDDAERLALRRWASGGFVDA; this is encoded by the coding sequence ATGAAAGAGGCGCATTCTCCCTCCCGACGGCCAGGGCTCCGGGCCGCCATGTTTGTCGATTTCGACAACGTCTACCTGGGTCTTCAGGCCCTGGATCCCCAGGCGGCGAAGCGGTTCGCAGAAGACCCCAAGCACTGGGCTGATGCACTGTCCGCCGGCGGGCCCGGCGAGAATTCCCGCCGGTTCCTCATCCGCAACTGCTACCTGAACCCGGTGGCGTTCTCGAAGTACCGGACTTACTGGACTCGGGCCGGTTTTCGTGTGATCGACTGCCCGTCGCTGACGCAACGCGGAAAGAGCAGCACCGACATCAACCTGGTGCTGGACGCGATGGACACACTGTCCGGCACCGCCGGCATCGACGAGTTCTTCATCGCCTCAGCCGACGCGGACTTCACCTCACTCATCCAGCGTTTCCGTGCAGCCGACAAGATGACCACGGTCATCGCCGCGGGCGCCGTGGCCTTCGCCTACCGCGAGATGGCGGACCATGTGGTGGAGTCCCACGACTTCGTGGCGATCCTCAACGGCACCACGGTGGAGCCGATCCACGCGGTGCCGTCCGTCCAGCCCTCGCAGGCAGGGGGTGCCGTGAAGGCGAAGTCCAGGGCGAAGGCTGTGTCCGCCGCGGTCAAGGAGGTCAGCGACTTCGTCCGGGCTGCCCCGGGCCCGGTTGTCGGGGCGATGGTGGCCCACCGTGCGCTCACGGCGGATCCGTCCCTGAAGACGGACTGGGGTGGCTTCGGCAAATTCGGGACCTGGGTGGCGCAGATCGGCAACAACGTTGAATACTCGGCAATCCGTGGCGGCTGGGTTTGGGATGCGCAGAGGTTTTCCAGCGACGATCTGCCCGCCGAAGCCGGCACCGAGTCCGGCATAGAGGAGCGGGTCGCCAGGGTCACGGATGTGCCCGCACTTTCCGCCGCCCAGTTCCGGCAGCTGTTCATGGCCATGGCGGCCAGGCTCCGTGACCAGCCGGTCAACCGCAACGAGCTGGCGAGGCTTGTCAGGGATGACTGTGTCAGCGCAGGTCAGCCGGTGTCCCGTGGCGCCGTGAACTTTGTCATTCAAGGCCTGGGATACGTCGATTTCCAGCTGACTGACACGTCGACGGCGGAGGAGCTGGCGGCAGCCTGGACCGAGGACGTGGAGGAACTGTGCCGCGTGGCCCTGATGGAGTTCGATGACGCCGAGCGGCTGGCCTTGCGGCGCTGGGCCAGCGGCGGCTTCGTCGATGCCTGA
- a CDS encoding MOSC domain-containing protein — MPDYRYEVEVLHLLVSPAHAYFGRAREGAADVPTTDAKQVELVAGKGIVGDRFFGKAAHMDAAVTVFAIEALEAMATELGAEPFDPLLTRRNVVLRGAELAPLLGHQFALESGRDVVRLKAGRPAHPCAWMDEMLAPGAHKAMRGRGGVRCQVLTDGILHRGPAVLISPVPLEPGRAGEATVLRASRLP; from the coding sequence ATGCCTGACTACCGCTACGAGGTGGAGGTCCTGCACCTTCTGGTGTCCCCGGCACACGCCTACTTCGGCCGCGCACGCGAGGGAGCGGCCGACGTCCCCACCACGGATGCCAAGCAAGTTGAGCTGGTGGCCGGCAAGGGCATCGTCGGCGATCGCTTCTTCGGCAAGGCCGCACATATGGATGCCGCCGTCACCGTGTTCGCGATCGAAGCGCTCGAAGCCATGGCCACCGAGCTGGGTGCGGAGCCCTTCGACCCGCTCCTGACACGGCGCAACGTGGTCCTCCGAGGGGCCGAGTTGGCTCCGCTGCTGGGGCACCAGTTCGCGCTGGAATCCGGCCGGGACGTGGTGCGACTCAAGGCCGGACGGCCTGCCCATCCCTGCGCCTGGATGGATGAGATGCTGGCCCCTGGTGCGCACAAGGCGATGCGCGGGCGGGGCGGCGTGCGCTGCCAAGTGCTTACGGACGGCATCCTGCACCGCGGCCCTGCCGTGCTGATCAGTCCCGTGCCGCTGGAACCCGGGCGTGCCGGCGAGGCCACGGTGCTGCGGGCGTCGCGGTTGCCTTAG
- a CDS encoding DUF2199 domain-containing protein yields the protein MGILKKRRCSTCGRSLAAHERDVRFQLPDPVLKSPEQHHAEGSWLSHKHPNTSVMMMVPEIGPFVRALLPVRLTEGHSIQFGVWVAIHPDDAERAASVWLEPDYADLTLTGYLANNIEPWGLLRSPVDLAVRNVDHTPYCVSSSSPELEDLLTNEWPHSILDSLP from the coding sequence ATGGGGATTCTGAAGAAGCGAAGGTGCAGCACCTGCGGGCGTTCGCTGGCCGCGCATGAGCGTGATGTTCGGTTCCAACTGCCTGACCCAGTGCTGAAAAGCCCCGAGCAGCACCACGCGGAGGGAAGCTGGCTCAGCCATAAGCACCCTAATACCTCGGTCATGATGATGGTCCCGGAGATCGGACCGTTCGTCAGGGCCCTGCTCCCCGTACGGCTGACGGAGGGCCACTCGATTCAATTCGGTGTGTGGGTTGCCATCCATCCCGACGACGCGGAAAGGGCAGCTTCGGTGTGGCTGGAACCGGACTATGCGGACTTGACGCTGACCGGCTACCTGGCAAACAACATCGAACCGTGGGGCCTCCTGAGGTCCCCGGTGGACCTGGCGGTGCGGAATGTGGACCACACTCCCTATTGCGTGAGCAGCAGTTCCCCGGAACTTGAAGACCTGCTCACCAACGAGTGGCCGCACAGCATCCTCGACTCGCTGCCTTAA
- a CDS encoding MFS transporter, with translation MTEHEPAQAGVAAAPGLVDPDAIDASLRTSAQRSRTFAGILVNTALANITTSYLWFALTFWVYLETRNVIATGVIGGAYMLLIAVSSISFGTFVDRYRKLAVMRFATGFTLVMFVLSGVMFLLTPAADLLDLTQPWFWIFAVIILVGAVVENMRNIALSTTVTILIDPDRRANANGLVGMVQGLMFLVTSVLSGLSVGLLGMGWTLVVALVLTAIAFAHLLTLRMPEEVRAAATDAHGGFDLRGSLTAVLAIAGLFALIIFSTFNNFIGGVYMALMDPYGLEMFPVELWGTVFAVGATGFILGGAVIGKFGLGANPLRTMLIAVMVMGFLGAMFTVREWAWLYIAGIWLYMVLIPFVEAAEQTVIQRVVPLPRQGRVFGFAMAFESAAAPITAFLIAPIAQVWIIPYARSTEGAAQLAPLLGEGTSRGIALVFLVAGIIMIAAALLAFLTPVYRRVSASYAQAAAEAQETAAPPPADE, from the coding sequence ATGACCGAGCACGAACCGGCCCAGGCCGGAGTCGCTGCGGCTCCAGGCCTGGTCGATCCCGACGCCATTGACGCGTCCTTGCGCACTTCGGCACAACGGTCCCGCACGTTCGCCGGGATCCTGGTGAACACTGCCCTGGCCAACATCACCACCAGCTATCTGTGGTTCGCCCTGACGTTCTGGGTCTACCTGGAGACACGCAACGTGATCGCCACCGGCGTCATCGGCGGGGCGTACATGCTGCTGATCGCCGTGTCCAGCATCAGCTTCGGCACCTTCGTGGACCGCTACCGCAAGCTGGCCGTGATGCGCTTCGCCACCGGTTTCACCCTGGTGATGTTCGTGCTGTCCGGGGTGATGTTCCTTCTGACACCCGCCGCCGATCTGCTGGACCTGACGCAGCCGTGGTTCTGGATCTTTGCCGTGATCATCCTGGTGGGCGCGGTGGTGGAGAACATGCGCAACATTGCCCTTTCCACCACGGTCACCATCCTCATCGACCCGGACCGGCGGGCCAATGCCAACGGGCTGGTGGGCATGGTTCAGGGACTGATGTTCCTCGTCACCTCGGTGCTCTCCGGACTCTCTGTGGGGCTGCTGGGCATGGGCTGGACCTTGGTTGTCGCCCTGGTCCTCACGGCGATCGCCTTCGCGCACCTGCTCACGCTGCGCATGCCCGAGGAGGTGCGCGCGGCCGCCACGGACGCACACGGCGGATTCGACCTGCGCGGCTCCCTCACCGCAGTGTTGGCCATTGCCGGACTGTTCGCACTGATCATTTTCTCCACGTTCAACAACTTCATCGGCGGCGTCTACATGGCGTTGATGGATCCCTACGGCTTGGAGATGTTCCCCGTGGAACTGTGGGGAACCGTCTTCGCAGTGGGCGCCACCGGGTTCATCCTGGGTGGCGCGGTGATCGGCAAGTTCGGGCTCGGGGCCAACCCGCTGCGCACCATGCTCATCGCGGTGATGGTGATGGGGTTCCTCGGTGCGATGTTCACGGTGCGGGAGTGGGCATGGTTGTACATCGCCGGCATCTGGCTGTACATGGTCCTGATCCCCTTCGTTGAGGCCGCCGAACAGACCGTCATCCAGCGGGTAGTGCCCTTGCCGCGGCAGGGCCGGGTGTTCGGATTCGCCATGGCGTTCGAGTCCGCGGCAGCGCCGATCACCGCGTTCCTCATCGCGCCGATCGCCCAGGTCTGGATCATCCCGTACGCACGGTCCACCGAGGGAGCGGCCCAGCTGGCCCCGCTGCTTGGCGAGGGAACGTCCCGCGGCATCGCCCTGGTGTTCCTGGTGGCCGGGATCATCATGATCGCGGCCGCGCTGCTGGCCTTCCTGACCCCGGTCTACCGCCGGGTCTCGGCCTCGTATGCACAGGCGGCCGCCGAAGCGCAGGAGACGGCGGCACCGCCCCCTGCGGACGAGTAA
- a CDS encoding D-glycerate dehydrogenase: MGNHFLVTTAIPEPGLQLLSDAGQVTVLPEPPDYATLAALCASGEYDVVLTQLRDVVDEPLLAAARLKGVSNYAVGYNNIDVDAAARHGILVGNTPGVLTDATADIAMLLILGTARRVVEADQLLRDGKFLGWEPEFMLGRDVSGAVLGLAGFGRIARATARRALGFGMEVLFSPRPPGDRPVSEEELGEFAGKVRQVPWAELVERSDFLSVHVPLNEQTRHLVDAGVLERMKPDAILINTARGPVVDEAALVQALRTGVIAGAGLDVFEDEPRLAPGLAELPNTVLLPHLGSATVRVRSEMARLSALNAIAIAEGRLPLHQVNPLAGA, encoded by the coding sequence ATGGGGAACCACTTCCTGGTCACCACCGCCATCCCGGAACCGGGCCTGCAACTGCTGTCCGATGCCGGCCAGGTCACCGTGCTGCCCGAGCCGCCTGACTACGCGACGCTGGCGGCCCTGTGTGCCTCGGGTGAGTACGACGTGGTCCTCACCCAACTGCGGGACGTGGTGGACGAGCCGCTCCTGGCCGCCGCGCGCCTGAAGGGCGTTTCCAACTACGCCGTCGGCTACAACAACATCGACGTGGACGCTGCCGCCCGGCACGGCATCCTGGTGGGCAACACCCCGGGCGTGCTGACGGACGCGACGGCGGACATCGCCATGCTGCTCATCCTCGGCACCGCCCGCCGCGTGGTCGAAGCCGACCAGCTGCTCCGCGACGGAAAGTTCCTCGGCTGGGAACCGGAGTTCATGCTGGGACGGGATGTCTCCGGCGCCGTGCTGGGCCTGGCCGGGTTCGGCCGGATCGCCCGGGCTACGGCCCGGCGCGCGCTGGGGTTCGGCATGGAAGTCCTCTTCTCGCCGCGGCCGCCGGGCGACCGTCCGGTCAGCGAGGAGGAACTCGGCGAGTTCGCCGGCAAGGTCCGGCAGGTGCCCTGGGCTGAGCTCGTGGAACGCAGCGACTTCCTGTCCGTGCACGTCCCGCTGAACGAGCAGACGCGGCACCTGGTGGACGCCGGGGTGCTGGAGCGGATGAAGCCGGACGCCATCCTCATCAACACGGCCCGCGGGCCGGTGGTGGACGAGGCCGCCCTGGTGCAGGCCCTGCGCACCGGCGTCATTGCCGGTGCGGGACTGGACGTGTTCGAGGACGAACCACGCCTGGCGCCGGGGCTGGCCGAGCTGCCCAACACGGTGCTGCTGCCGCATCTCGGCAGCGCCACGGTCCGCGTCCGCAGCGAAATGGCCCGCCTCAGCGCGCTCAACGCCATTGCCATCGCCGAGGGCCGCTTGCCGCTCCATCAGGTCAACCCCCTCGCCGGGGCATGA
- a CDS encoding hydroxymethylglutaryl-CoA lyase codes for MNHFENSLAATLGNTILRDVTLRDGLQLTGKLLSTERKVETVRELLRLGVPAIELGSMARADLVPTMANTLEVVQALSAEELERCWIWVATPGHVAKASAAGARNFQYCLSASDSHNKANIGRTTDESLAALPEAVEYARAVNGQIQLCIATSFTCPFEGYVPEERILSIANDPRAEGTTDIVICDTLGQAIPAQVSGLIARVRDESPARRIVYHGHDTWGLGVANTLAAIQAGAAMVDGALGGLGGCPFAPGASGNTSSEDILFATRPEWLTTETFAGLVVLSEKLLAELGEPNRSKAAQGARSRAEAFDWVLPSDSAGQPSTVGGN; via the coding sequence ATGAACCATTTCGAAAACAGCCTCGCCGCAACGTTGGGCAACACCATCCTCCGGGATGTGACCCTGCGGGACGGGCTCCAGCTCACCGGCAAACTGCTATCCACCGAGCGGAAGGTCGAGACGGTCCGGGAGCTGCTGCGCCTGGGCGTGCCGGCCATCGAGCTGGGCTCCATGGCCCGCGCGGACCTCGTCCCCACCATGGCCAACACGCTCGAAGTGGTCCAGGCCCTCTCTGCGGAGGAGCTGGAAAGGTGCTGGATCTGGGTGGCCACCCCCGGCCACGTGGCCAAGGCCTCGGCTGCCGGAGCGCGGAACTTCCAGTACTGCCTGTCGGCCTCGGATTCGCACAACAAGGCGAACATCGGCCGCACCACGGACGAAAGCCTGGCCGCCCTGCCCGAGGCGGTGGAGTACGCCCGCGCCGTCAATGGGCAGATCCAACTGTGCATTGCGACGTCGTTCACGTGCCCGTTCGAAGGATACGTTCCCGAGGAGCGCATCCTGTCCATCGCCAACGACCCCCGGGCCGAAGGCACCACAGACATCGTCATCTGCGACACCCTGGGCCAGGCCATCCCCGCGCAGGTCTCCGGGCTGATCGCCCGGGTCCGGGACGAGTCCCCGGCACGGCGGATCGTCTATCACGGCCACGACACCTGGGGCCTCGGGGTGGCCAACACCCTTGCGGCCATCCAGGCGGGCGCCGCCATGGTGGACGGGGCACTCGGCGGCCTGGGCGGCTGCCCCTTCGCGCCTGGTGCCAGCGGCAACACCTCCAGCGAGGACATCCTTTTCGCCACCCGCCCGGAGTGGCTCACCACGGAAACCTTCGCGGGCCTCGTGGTCCTGTCCGAGAAGCTGCTGGCCGAGCTGGGCGAACCCAACCGTTCCAAGGCTGCCCAAGGCGCCCGGTCCAGGGCGGAAGCCTTCGACTGGGTCCTCCCCTCGGACAGCGCTGGACAGCCTTCCACCGTGGGAGGCAACTGA
- a CDS encoding CaiB/BaiF CoA-transferase family protein, with protein sequence MTETRIAPLEGVRVLELGNYIAAPTAGRLLADFGAEVIKVERPGTGDELRNWRLHKGNTSMLYRTLNRNKKSVVLDLRTEAGRQAVLALAAKSDILLENFRPGTLERWGLGPDVLNQANPDLIITRISAFGQTGPLSERPGFAAVAEAYGGFRNLVGDPDRAPVRVGVSIGDSIAGLYAAFGSVMSLSQREARRRDAAGAVPLAERIIDVALHEAMFSMMESLIPDYQAYGVDRQRVGGRMEGIAPSNAYVCKDGASIVVAGNGDSIYQRYMQTIGRPDLAEDPSLQSNAGRWERREELDQAIGAWTGELDAADALAALDAAGVPAGPIYTAADISSDSQYAARNMIQKFDVSTGEEVLSGVGFPGIVPVIGNQSLPIRNLGPDLGENTVEILGGLLNMSPAEINAASGREEALQA encoded by the coding sequence ATGACAGAGACACGCATCGCGCCCTTGGAAGGCGTACGCGTCCTGGAGCTCGGAAACTACATCGCCGCGCCCACCGCCGGCAGGCTGCTGGCCGATTTCGGTGCCGAAGTGATCAAGGTCGAACGCCCCGGAACCGGCGACGAGCTGCGCAACTGGCGGCTCCACAAGGGCAACACGTCCATGCTCTACCGCACCCTCAACCGCAACAAGAAGTCCGTGGTGCTGGACCTCAGGACCGAGGCCGGCAGGCAGGCCGTGCTGGCACTCGCCGCAAAATCGGACATCCTCCTGGAAAACTTCCGGCCCGGCACGCTGGAACGCTGGGGCCTCGGCCCCGACGTCCTCAACCAGGCGAACCCGGACCTCATCATCACCCGCATCTCCGCCTTCGGGCAGACGGGTCCGCTCTCCGAGCGGCCCGGCTTCGCCGCCGTCGCCGAAGCCTATGGCGGGTTCCGTAACCTGGTGGGGGACCCGGACCGAGCGCCCGTCCGGGTGGGCGTCTCCATCGGAGACTCGATCGCGGGCCTGTACGCCGCGTTCGGCTCCGTGATGAGCCTCTCCCAAAGGGAAGCACGACGCCGGGATGCGGCTGGCGCTGTCCCGCTCGCCGAGCGGATCATCGACGTCGCGTTGCATGAGGCGATGTTCTCCATGATGGAATCCCTGATTCCGGACTACCAGGCCTACGGCGTGGACCGGCAGCGCGTGGGCGGCCGGATGGAAGGGATCGCTCCGTCGAACGCCTACGTCTGCAAGGACGGCGCCAGCATCGTGGTGGCGGGCAACGGCGACTCCATCTACCAGCGGTACATGCAGACCATCGGCCGCCCGGACCTCGCGGAGGACCCTTCGCTGCAGAGCAACGCAGGCCGCTGGGAGCGGCGCGAAGAGCTGGACCAGGCCATCGGGGCATGGACGGGGGAGCTGGACGCCGCCGACGCCCTCGCAGCCCTGGACGCCGCCGGTGTCCCCGCCGGCCCCATCTACACGGCGGCGGACATCAGCAGCGACAGCCAGTACGCGGCCCGGAACATGATCCAGAAGTTCGACGTGTCCACTGGGGAAGAGGTCCTGTCCGGTGTGGGCTTCCCCGGCATCGTCCCGGTGATCGGAAACCAGTCGCTGCCCATCCGGAACCTCGGACCGGACCTGGGCGAAAACACCGTAGAAATCCTCGGCGGGCTCCTCAACATGAGCCCGGCAGAGATCAACGCGGCCTCCGGCCGCGAGGAGGCACTCCAGGCATGA